CGCCGACCGTCCTGCCGCTTGTCGCGCCCTCCCGCCGCGGGCTTGCCAGCGGCGTGATCTTCATGGGCATTGGCGCTGGCGTTGCCCTGTCGGGCACGCTGGTTCCTCTTCTCCTCCAGCAAGGCCTACGCGAAACATGGCTCGGTCTCGGCATCCTGTCGCTGCTCTTGACAATCATTGCCTGGGCTGGATGGCCGCGCGACATCGCCAGCCATTCCGTACAGCCCCACCATGCCACGCACGTGCCGAAGCGCTGGACGCTGCGCGCGCTCTATATCGAATATGCGCTGAATGCCGCCGGCTGGGTTCCACACATGATCTTCCTCGTGGATTTCGTTGCCCACGGCTTGGGAAAAGGCCTGCAGGTTGGCGCGGAATATTGGGTGCTGTTCGGCCTCGGCGCGACCATCGGCCCGATCCTTGCCGGCCATCTCGCAGACCGCACCGGTTTTGCCGCGGCGCTGCGGTTTGCCTTTCTGCTTGAAGCCTTCGCGGTCGTCATTCCCGCCCTTGGTCTCGGACAGGCATGGCTCATCGCTTCGAGCCTGATCGTCGGCGCATTCGTGACCGGCACGGTTCCCTTGATGCTCGGCAGGATCGCGGAATTGCTGCCACACCACCCGGCGCAGCAGAAAGTCGCCTGGAGCCTGGCAACCGTATTCTTTGCCCTGTTCCAGGCAGCAGCCGCCTACGGACTTTCCTTCGTCTTCGCCCGAACCGGCGGAAACTACTACGTGCTCTTCTTCATCGGAACCGGCGCCATGGTCCTGGCCTTGGCGATCGACCTCGCCGTCGCGGTGTTCGTCCGCACTCCTCGGGAGTACGCCCAGGATCATGACACATAAAAATAGGAGCCTCGGACATGGCAAAGCTTTTGACTGAAATCACTGGCGGTGAAGACATGGTGGGCGACGGCGGCGCCCTCGATGCGCTCATCGACTTCTACCGCGCCTTCAATGCCGGCGACCTGGATGCCTTGGCCGCCAATTGGGTCGATGGCGACAAGCCAAGCATGGACAATCCGATCGGAGGCATCAGGCGCGGATGGCCTTCGATCCGCGATGGTTATCAGAGGCTGTTTACAGGGAAGGCGAAGGTTCGGGTCGCATTCCATGACTTTACCAGCCAGGGCGGCGCTGATTGGCATCTGTTCGTCGGGCGAGAAAAAGGAAGCTGCGTCACAGCCGACGGGAGCATCGAACTTCGCATTCGCACGACGCGCTGGTTCACTAAGATCGATGGCGTCTGGCGGCAGCTACATCATCACGGCTCCATCGAGGAACCTGCCCTGCTTGCAGCCTATCAGCAGATCATCTTCGGTGCGCCGCTGGATCGGCCGGCGTAGCTTTCGTCGCAAGATTTTAATCGCACGCGCGATATCATGCCCACATGGCGCCAAAGTTTCGGGCAAGTTGAGGTTCATGAGGCATTTTCTGCTGTTGCTCGCCGGCTTGTCCGCCGTCTGCCTGGCTGTATTTGCGCCGCCGGCGCATGCGGAGGGATTCGTCCGCGCCGATCATCAGCAAATCGTTGATGGCAAGGATCATCAGCTGCTTCTGCGCGGTCTCGGCCTTGGAGGATGGATGGTGCAGGAAGGCTACATGATGGGCCTTTCCAATCTGAAGGCGCAGCACGTCATCCGCCACCGCATTTCCACGCTCATCGGCCAGAAAAGGACCGAACAGTTCTACCAGTCCTGGCGCGACAATGGCGTAACGAAAGCCGATATCGACGCGATGGCCGGATGGGGCTTCAACAGCGTGCGCCTGCCGATGCACTGGAAATTGTTCCTCAAGGACAGGCGCGGCAGGGATGGTTCAAGGCATATCGTTTGGAACGAAGAAGGCTTTCGGCGAGTCGATGCGCTGATCGGCTGGCTGAAGGCCAACGATATGTATCTGATCCTCGATTTGCATGCAGCGCCCGGCGGCCAAGGGCATGATATCGCCATTTCGGACCGCGATCCGAATGAGCCATCGCTATGGGACAGCAGCGAAAACCAGGCGACAATGATCGCCCTCTGGAGCGAGATAGCGCGTCGCTACAAAGATGAACCAACGATCGCGGGTTACGATCTGCTCAACGAACCGAATTGGAACTTTCAAGACGAGAGCAACAAGGGCGGCTGCCGCGAAACCGAAAACCGACCCTTGCGCGACATCTACGTGCGCACCATTCGTGCAATCCGCTCGATCGACACCAACCACATGCTGATCATCGAAGGCAATTGCTGGGGCAACAATTATGCCGGCGTGCTTCCGATCGAGGATCGCAACACGGCGCTCAGCTTTCACAAATACTGGACGCCGACGACGCAGGAATCGATCGAACCGTTCCTGAAGCTGCGCGAGCAATATGACATGCCGCTATGGAACGGCGAATCCGGCGAAAATAATAACGGCTGGTACGCGCGCGCCGTGGCGCTGCAGGAGAAGAACGGCATCGGCTGGTCATGGTGGCCCCTGAAGAAAATCGGCGCAGGCAACCCGCTCGAAATCAAGACGAATCCAAATTACCGCCAATTGACCGCCTATCTTCGCGGAGAAGGCAAAAAACCTTCGGCCAAGAATGCCTTCGCGGGATTGATGCAGCTGGCGACCGACAG
Above is a window of Rhizobium sp. CCGE531 DNA encoding:
- a CDS encoding YbfB/YjiJ family MFS transporter; its protein translation is MTDATTHETERNHQGAQRAWRAILSAFCACLIGIGLARFAYTPLLPAIVDAHWFEASAAAYLGAANLSGYLVGALLGRPVAARISTILTLRIMMLAATAAFFACAFPISFPWFFTWRFAAGLAGGALMVLAAPTVLPLVAPSRRGLASGVIFMGIGAGVALSGTLVPLLLQQGLRETWLGLGILSLLLTIIAWAGWPRDIASHSVQPHHATHVPKRWTLRALYIEYALNAAGWVPHMIFLVDFVAHGLGKGLQVGAEYWVLFGLGATIGPILAGHLADRTGFAAALRFAFLLEAFAVVIPALGLGQAWLIASSLIVGAFVTGTVPLMLGRIAELLPHHPAQQKVAWSLATVFFALFQAAAAYGLSFVFARTGGNYYVLFFIGTGAMVLALAIDLAVAVFVRTPREYAQDHDT
- a CDS encoding nuclear transport factor 2 family protein is translated as MAKLLTEITGGEDMVGDGGALDALIDFYRAFNAGDLDALAANWVDGDKPSMDNPIGGIRRGWPSIRDGYQRLFTGKAKVRVAFHDFTSQGGADWHLFVGREKGSCVTADGSIELRIRTTRWFTKIDGVWRQLHHHGSIEEPALLAAYQQIIFGAPLDRPA
- a CDS encoding glycoside hydrolase family 5 protein, which encodes MRHFLLLLAGLSAVCLAVFAPPAHAEGFVRADHQQIVDGKDHQLLLRGLGLGGWMVQEGYMMGLSNLKAQHVIRHRISTLIGQKRTEQFYQSWRDNGVTKADIDAMAGWGFNSVRLPMHWKLFLKDRRGRDGSRHIVWNEEGFRRVDALIGWLKANDMYLILDLHAAPGGQGHDIAISDRDPNEPSLWDSSENQATMIALWSEIARRYKDEPTIAGYDLLNEPNWNFQDESNKGGCRETENRPLRDIYVRTIRAIRSIDTNHMLIIEGNCWGNNYAGVLPIEDRNTALSFHKYWTPTTQESIEPFLKLREQYDMPLWNGESGENNNGWYARAVALQEKNGIGWSWWPLKKIGAGNPLEIKTNPNYRQLTAYLRGEGKKPSAKNAFAGLMQLATDSRFDQNITHQGVIDALMGASRKPATPD